A genomic segment from Oncorhynchus clarkii lewisi isolate Uvic-CL-2024 chromosome 12, UVic_Ocla_1.0, whole genome shotgun sequence encodes:
- the LOC139421425 gene encoding cerebellar degeneration-related protein 2-like: MLHAVRMEEFVTEEDEPWYDQRDLEQDLHLAAELGKTLLERNKELEDSLQQMYINNEEQVQEIEYLSKQLEMLREMNEQHAKVYEQLDVTARELEIINEKLVIESKASQQKIDRLTGTMETLQAQVDTMTARVEELRTLEKLRDHREERERRKTVHSFPCLKELCTAPKYEDGFLVANPGSVDLVSERERRPLDEENERLKGVVSSLRSAMVAERGRREGAERECTAVLQEFELMEQRLLGAEGCQLRVQELEAELQEMQQLRRSRVCLLDEGLEQTLLNNAPETDTPEEGPGQKEGGEGTGESGGTGGGGQQGGPVRKSCSDTALNAISACDASGRRQGSYAIHANGVRKRGMSILREVDEQYHALLEKYEELLGKCRRHEEGMCHAGVQTSRPVSRDPSMKDYSMATPGPSAMAAAPPTPPQTPSTPEALEGISRQVDQVDKRLGQNTPEYKALFKEIFSRLQKTKSEVNSTKGVPKGRKSPRVGSPKGRKSKDK, from the exons ATGCTTCATGCAGTCAGGATGGAGGAGTTTGTTACCGAGGAAGATGAGCCATGGTACGACCAACGGGATTTGGAGCAGG ATCTGCACCTGGCAGCTGAGCTGGGGAAGACCCTTTTGGAGCGCAACAAGGAGCTGGAGGACTCCCTACAACAGATGTACATCAACAATGAGGAACAGGTGCAGGAGATTGAG TACCTGTCCAAGCAGCTGGAGATGCTGAGGGAGATGAACGAGCAGCATGCCAAGGTCTACGAGCAGCTAGACGTGACGGCCAGAGAGCTGGAGATCATCAATGAGAAACTGGTTATAGAGAGCAAGGCCTCGCAGCAGAAGATAGACAG GTTGACGGGTACCATGGAGACACTGCAGGCTCAGGTGGATACCATGACAGCTCGTGTGGAGGAACTACGTACACTAGAGAAGCTGAGGGACCACAGAGAGGAGCGGGAGCGACGCAAGACTGTCCACTCCTTCCCCTGCCTTAAAGAACTCTGCACTGCACCAAA GTATGAGGATGGCTTCCTGGTGGCCAACCCCGGCAGTGTGGACCTGGTGTCTGAGCGTGAGCGCCGGCCGCTGGACGAGGAGAACGAGCGTCTAAAAGGTGTGGTCTCCTCCCTGAGGTCCGCCATGGTGGCAGAACGGGGCcggagggagggggcagagagggagtGCACAGCTGTGTTGCAGGAGTTTGAGCTTATGGAACAACGCCTCCTGGGTGCTGAGGGCTGCCAGCTGCGAGTGCAGGAGCTGGAGGCGGAGCTACAGGAGATGCAGCAGCTGAGGAGGTCACGGGTCTGTCTGTTGGATGAGGGTCTGGAGCAGACCCTGCTCAACAATGCCCCCGAGACCGACACACCCGAGGAGGGACCGGGGcaaaaggagggaggggaggggacggGGGAGTCTGGGGGGACAGGAGGAGGGGGGCAGCAGGGAGGCCCCGTGAGGAAGAGCTGCAGTGACACGGCGCTCAACGCCATCTCGGCCTGCGACGCCTCTGGCAGGCGACAGGGCAGCTACGCAATCCACGCCAACGGCGTGCGCAAGAGGGGCATGTCCATCCTGAGGGAAGTGGACGAGCAGTACCACGCCCTGCTGGAGAAATACGAGGAGCTGCTGGGGAAGTGCCGACGCCACGAGGAGGGCATGTGCCACGCGGGGGTGCAGACGTCACGCCCTGTCTCCAGAGACCCCTCCATGAAGGACTACAGCATGGCCACCCCCGGCCCCTCAGCCATGGCTGCTGCACCCCCCACCCCGCCCCAGACCCCCTCCACCCCAGAGGCCCTGGAGGGCATCAGCCGGCAGGTAGACCAGGTGGACAAGAGGCTGGGCCAGAACACCCCAGAGTACAAGGCCCTGTTCAAAGAGATCTTCTCCCGCCTGCAGAAGACCAAGAGTGAAGTGAACTCCACCAAGGGAGTCCCCAAGGGTAGAAAGTCCCCACGGGTTGGAAGTCCTAAGGGAAGAAAGTCCAAAGACAAATGA
- the LOC139421426 gene encoding rho GDP-dissociation inhibitor 1-like isoform X1: MAEQDPTPEQLAAIAAANEEAEGGVNYKPPAQKSLQEIQELDKDDESLRKYKEALLGNAAAAAVDPNAPNVQVTRLTLMCETAPLPLTLDLQGDLESFKKQSFVLKEGVEYKIKISFKVNKEIVSGLKYAQQTYRKGVKVDKSDYMVGSYGPRPAEYEFLTPLEEAPKGMLARGTYNIKSKFTDDDKHDHLSWEWNLNIKKEWKD; this comes from the exons ATGGCAGAGCAGGATCCCACCCCGGAGCAGCTGGCGGCCATCGCAGCGGCCAACGAGGAAGCGGAGGGCGGGGTCAACTACAAGCCCCCCGCTCAGAAGAGTCTGCAGGAGATCCAGGAGCTGGACAAGGACGACGAGAGCCTGCGCAAGTACAAGGAGGCCCTGCTGGGGAACGCCGCCGCGGCTGCAG TAGACCCCAACGCTCCCAATGTCCAGGTGACACGCTTGACCCTGATGTGTGAGACGGCGCCGCTGCCCCTGACCCTTGACCTACAGG GAGACCTGGAGTCCTTTAAGAAACAGTCCTTTGTCCTGAAGGAAGGCGTGGAGTACAAGATAAAGATCAGCTTCAAG GTTAACAAGGAGATTGTGTCGGGACTGAAGTATGCCCAGCAGACCTACAGGAAAGGAGTCAAGG ttgaCAAGTCAGACTACATGGTGGGGAGCTACGGGCCGCGGCCGGCAGAGTATGAGTTCCTGACCCCTCTTGAGGAGGCTCCTAAAGGCATGCTGGCCCGCGGCACCTACAACATCAAGTCCAAGTTCACTGATGACGATAAGCACGACCACCTCTCCTGGGAGTGGAACCTTAACATCAAGAAAGAGTGGAAAGACTGA
- the LOC139421426 gene encoding rho GDP-dissociation inhibitor 1-like isoform X2, giving the protein MAEQDPTPEQLAAIAAANEEAEGGVNYKPPAQKSLQEIQELDKDDESLRKYKEALLGNAAAAADPNAPNVQVTRLTLMCETAPLPLTLDLQGDLESFKKQSFVLKEGVEYKIKISFKVNKEIVSGLKYAQQTYRKGVKVDKSDYMVGSYGPRPAEYEFLTPLEEAPKGMLARGTYNIKSKFTDDDKHDHLSWEWNLNIKKEWKD; this is encoded by the exons ATGGCAGAGCAGGATCCCACCCCGGAGCAGCTGGCGGCCATCGCAGCGGCCAACGAGGAAGCGGAGGGCGGGGTCAACTACAAGCCCCCCGCTCAGAAGAGTCTGCAGGAGATCCAGGAGCTGGACAAGGACGACGAGAGCCTGCGCAAGTACAAGGAGGCCCTGCTGGGGAACGCCGCCGCGGCTGCAG ACCCCAACGCTCCCAATGTCCAGGTGACACGCTTGACCCTGATGTGTGAGACGGCGCCGCTGCCCCTGACCCTTGACCTACAGG GAGACCTGGAGTCCTTTAAGAAACAGTCCTTTGTCCTGAAGGAAGGCGTGGAGTACAAGATAAAGATCAGCTTCAAG GTTAACAAGGAGATTGTGTCGGGACTGAAGTATGCCCAGCAGACCTACAGGAAAGGAGTCAAGG ttgaCAAGTCAGACTACATGGTGGGGAGCTACGGGCCGCGGCCGGCAGAGTATGAGTTCCTGACCCCTCTTGAGGAGGCTCCTAAAGGCATGCTGGCCCGCGGCACCTACAACATCAAGTCCAAGTTCACTGATGACGATAAGCACGACCACCTCTCCTGGGAGTGGAACCTTAACATCAAGAAAGAGTGGAAAGACTGA